The Mycolicibacterium parafortuitum nucleotide sequence TGATTGTGGAGATGCACGAATGACCCGCTCATAGGGTCGCCAGTCTATGGCCGCGCACCGACAGCGCTCGGCGTGTCGCGGCGCGTGTCTCAGGTTCGTCGGATCACGTCGCCGACGGCGCGCCGACCGATCCGTTCAGCAATCCCCCGTCGAGCAGGTCGAGCAATTGCCTGGCTACCTCAGGAGCGTTGTGCGCAGGTGTCCCGGGGGTCAGGAATCCGGCGTGGAAACCCAGCCCCCAGAACAGTGCCGAGAGCATGTCGGACACCGCGCGTGGATCGGTGCCCGCCGGCAGCTCGCCGCGCCGCGCGGCATCGGCCACCGCCGCGTCGTAGAACCCGTGCACCGTCGCCACGATCTCCGCGGCCGCATCGTGCCGATACTGCGCGCGATGGTGGTCGATACGGGCTGTGACCACGAGCTTCATCATCGCCGGCTCGGCGGCGCCGAGCCGGCCCAACTCCGACGTGAACGCCGCCAACTGCCGCCGCAGCGACCCTTCCCCGGCGGCGACCTCGGCACACTGACGGACCCGCCCGCACACGTCGGCCAGCAGGGTGTCGTAGAGCTCCTCACGAGTGTCGAAGTAGTAATGCAGCGTCGGCCTGCTGACGCCGGCGCGTTGCGCGATCAGCTGGAACGTCGCGGCCCGGTACCCGCGCTCGGCGATGGTGTCGCGAGCAGCGGCCAGGATGGTCCGGCGCGTCTGCTCGGAGTCCGATCCCGCCGGACGCCCGCGTTTGCGCCCCCCGGTGACCGCGAGCGTCTCGTTGTGCACGGGCAAACGCTAGGGCATAGCTACTCCAGGGTCAACAATCCCGTGTGCAAAGAATAGGCAGATCATGCCTCTACGGCGTGCCGATCGGCCCGCGCGCGACGCACCGCGTCGACGGTGAACACCGCCAGTGCGACCCAGATCAACGCGAAGCCGAGCCAGCGCATCGGCGGCATCGGTTCCCGGCCCACCACCACGCCCCAGGTCAGTTGCATCGCCGGCGTCACGTAGAACAGCAGACCCAGCGTGACCATCGGAAGCAGTTGCGCCGCACCGGCGAACAGCAGCAGCGGCAACGCCGTGAGTACCCCGGACAACACCAGCAACGCGACGTGTCCGCCGCCGTGACCGGTCACCGTGCCGCCACCGGTGGCCTGCAGCACCACCAGATACGCGATCGCGAACGGCGTCGCGATAGCGGCCTCGACACCGACGCTGACGCGCGGGTCCGTCGGCACCAGTTTCTTGACCGCGCCATAGAGCCCGAACGACAGTGCCAGCCCGAT carries:
- a CDS encoding TetR/AcrR family transcriptional regulator, producing MHNETLAVTGGRKRGRPAGSDSEQTRRTILAAARDTIAERGYRAATFQLIAQRAGVSRPTLHYYFDTREELYDTLLADVCGRVRQCAEVAAGEGSLRRQLAAFTSELGRLGAAEPAMMKLVVTARIDHHRAQYRHDAAAEIVATVHGFYDAAVADAARRGELPAGTDPRAVSDMLSALFWGLGFHAGFLTPGTPAHNAPEVARQLLDLLDGGLLNGSVGAPSAT
- the rarD gene encoding EamA family transporter RarD; the encoded protein is MRKGLLFGAGAYLMWGLFPAFFPLLKPAGALEILAHRIIWSFVLMVLVVAAVRRMRDVAAITGRTWLLLIAASGLIAANWLIYVYAVNNGHVVDAALGYFINPLVSIALGLVIFREKLNRWQFSALVIAVAAVVILTVQLGEPPLVGIGLALSFGLYGAVKKLVPTDPRVSVGVEAAIATPFAIAYLVVLQATGGGTVTGHGGGHVALLVLSGVLTALPLLLFAGAAQLLPMVTLGLLFYVTPAMQLTWGVVVGREPMPPMRWLGFALIWVALAVFTVDAVRRARADRHAVEA